One Olsenella sp. oral taxon 807 DNA segment encodes these proteins:
- a CDS encoding transporter substrate-binding domain-containing protein — protein MRQNSREQGDFGIMGIVGLAGGKGGTGRDAICPPTLTRRSFVGTILAVASAGLSLMGCAGSGSLSAADGVSAVRTRGRLKCGVKTDVPGYGYQDPATGTFRGMEIDICYEIAARLFSVTAVEAQERGLVDFTGVTAKTRGPLVDSGQVDLVCATYTITEERKRSWNFTDPYYTDSIGMLVLKSSGLKTLADLDGRIVGVGEGANTKKLMQQMLKDQGLGDISVSYPQYLDYPTLAAALASGNIDVFAIDRSILGGYFNDSNELLEPDLVFGEQRYGVCTNKQATELSDLCDEVVARMVSDGSIDALAERYGLL, from the coding sequence ATGAGGCAGAACAGTCGAGAGCAAGGCGACTTCGGGATCATGGGCATCGTGGGCCTTGCAGGTGGCAAGGGCGGCACGGGGCGTGACGCCATATGTCCACCAACCCTTACGAGGCGCTCCTTCGTGGGCACGATACTGGCTGTGGCCTCGGCGGGTCTCTCGCTTATGGGCTGTGCCGGCTCGGGCTCGCTCAGCGCCGCCGACGGCGTGTCTGCCGTAAGGACCCGTGGTCGCCTCAAGTGTGGTGTCAAGACCGATGTTCCGGGATATGGCTACCAGGACCCCGCCACGGGTACCTTTCGTGGGATGGAGATAGACATCTGCTACGAGATCGCGGCGCGCCTCTTCTCCGTGACGGCGGTCGAGGCGCAGGAGAGGGGCCTCGTTGACTTCACGGGCGTCACAGCCAAGACCAGAGGCCCGCTCGTCGATTCGGGCCAGGTGGACCTTGTGTGCGCAACCTACACGATCACAGAGGAGCGCAAGAGGTCCTGGAACTTCACCGATCCCTACTACACGGACTCCATTGGCATGCTCGTCCTCAAGTCCTCGGGCCTCAAGACCCTCGCCGACCTCGATGGTAGGATCGTCGGCGTTGGTGAGGGCGCCAACACGAAGAAGCTCATGCAACAGATGCTCAAGGACCAGGGCCTTGGTGACATCAGTGTGAGCTACCCGCAGTATCTCGACTATCCCACGCTCGCCGCAGCTCTCGCCTCGGGCAACATCGACGTGTTTGCCATCGACCGTTCCATCCTGGGGGGCTACTTTAACGACAGCAACGAGCTCCTCGAGCCCGACCTTGTCTTTGGGGAGCAGCGCTACGGCGTCTGTACCAACAAGCAAGCGACGGAGCTCTCGGACCTCTGCGATGAGGTGGTCGCCCGCATGGTCTCAGACGGCAGCATCGATGCGCTCGCCGAGCGTTACGGCCTGCTCTAG
- a CDS encoding AAA family ATPase, which yields MSDSYIDARHSTDVAGGHGDRDPIVISIARDYGAEGHEVGKLLSVHLGLPLYDNELLVRSARRMGVDVDEAAAYDERTQRGPLAFLPDSTDQRTGADKLFKAMKQVILDLGSSKSCIIEGRLSDYILRDNPNLISVLVTAPLECRVRIVGDKRGLSTHDALVLVRRMQHRRERFYTRYSAGKWDMYTDKDLIVDRSVFGRQGCCEIIAAAYEYKRGLLEADR from the coding sequence ATGAGCGACAGCTACATCGACGCACGTCACAGTACAGATGTCGCCGGAGGTCACGGCGACAGGGACCCCATCGTCATCTCGATCGCCCGTGACTATGGGGCCGAGGGCCATGAGGTGGGCAAGCTCCTCTCGGTGCACCTGGGGCTTCCCCTGTACGACAACGAGCTGCTCGTGCGCTCCGCCCGGCGTATGGGCGTGGACGTGGACGAGGCGGCTGCCTACGACGAGCGCACCCAGCGTGGCCCTCTGGCCTTCCTGCCCGACTCGACGGACCAGCGTACGGGTGCCGACAAGCTTTTTAAGGCCATGAAGCAGGTCATACTCGACCTTGGAAGTAGCAAGAGCTGCATCATCGAGGGGCGCCTCTCTGATTACATTCTGCGTGACAACCCCAACCTGATCTCGGTGCTCGTGACGGCGCCGCTTGAGTGCCGCGTCAGGATCGTGGGTGACAAGAGGGGCCTCTCCACGCACGACGCGCTCGTGCTCGTGAGGCGCATGCAGCACCGTCGCGAGCGATTCTATACCCGATACTCCGCAGGCAAGTGGGACATGTACACCGACAAGGACCTCATCGTGGACCGCTCGGTGTTCGGAAGGCAGGGCTGCTGCGAGATCATCGCGGCCGCCTACGAGTACAAGAGGGGGTTGCTCGAGGCGGATCGCTGA
- a CDS encoding hemolysin III family protein, whose translation MEMTQQKQGLTKEGRQYSTGEEIANSVSHGVGVLLSIAALVLLILRAMDHKEVAHLVAALLMGISLILEFLFSTLYHALVPKRAKSVFRILDHSAIYLLIAGSNAPFELITLADRGGLQLTFLIWGIAIAGVIAEVLLKERQPHWLSALIYLAMGWFIVFRITDLYELLPPPAFMLLVAGGICYTIGVGFYVAKKVPYLHFIWHLWVLAGAICITLSALLYVV comes from the coding sequence ATGGAAATGACCCAACAAAAGCAAGGCCTCACCAAGGAGGGACGGCAGTACTCGACGGGCGAGGAGATCGCCAACTCGGTCTCGCACGGGGTAGGCGTGCTCCTCTCCATAGCAGCGCTCGTGCTGCTCATCCTACGGGCGATGGACCATAAGGAGGTCGCCCACCTTGTGGCGGCCCTCCTCATGGGAATCTCGCTCATCCTTGAGTTTCTCTTCTCGACGCTCTACCACGCACTCGTGCCCAAGAGAGCCAAGTCGGTCTTTCGCATCCTCGATCACAGTGCCATCTATCTGCTCATAGCCGGAAGCAACGCGCCCTTTGAACTCATAACCCTCGCTGATCGCGGTGGCCTGCAGCTCACCTTTCTCATCTGGGGCATCGCAATCGCCGGCGTCATCGCCGAGGTACTCCTCAAAGAGAGGCAGCCCCACTGGCTTTCGGCCCTCATCTATCTCGCAATGGGCTGGTTCATAGTCTTTCGCATCACGGACCTCTATGAGCTGCTGCCACCGCCCGCCTTCATGCTCCTCGTGGCCGGAGGCATCTGCTACACCATAGGCGTCGGCTTCTATGTGGCCAAGAAGGTTCCCTACCTGCATTTTATCTGGCACCTCTGGGTGCTCGCAGGTGCCATCTGCATCACGCTCTCCGCGCTGCTCTACGTGGTCTAG
- a CDS encoding cysteine hydrolase family protein: MQIDRKHTALLVIDVLEGTDADSVYRPTPDEQTMNENCVKVTHAARSAGLPIIFCDDAHILGVDRELELWGEHGIAGKTAPIAALKAGSGERDFIIPKRRYSGFFGTDLDLTLRELGVTHLIAIGADTNICVLHTLGDAYFLGYDSIVVEDATRTFLCGTQEGALEHFRKCYGSKIVSTAELIAELA; encoded by the coding sequence ATGCAAATCGACAGGAAGCACACGGCGCTCTTGGTCATCGACGTGCTGGAGGGGACGGATGCCGACAGCGTCTATCGACCCACACCCGACGAGCAGACCATGAACGAAAACTGCGTGAAGGTCACCCATGCTGCACGCTCCGCTGGCCTCCCCATCATCTTTTGCGATGACGCCCACATACTGGGCGTCGACAGGGAGCTCGAGTTGTGGGGCGAGCATGGCATTGCCGGCAAGACTGCACCGATCGCCGCCCTCAAGGCAGGCTCCGGAGAGAGGGACTTCATCATCCCCAAGCGTCGCTATAGCGGCTTCTTTGGCACTGACCTCGACCTCACCCTGCGCGAGCTGGGCGTGACCCATCTTATCGCCATCGGTGCGGACACGAACATCTGCGTGCTTCACACGCTTGGCGATGCCTACTTCTTGGGGTACGATTCCATCGTTGTCGAGGATGCCACCCGTACGTTCCTCTGTGGGACGCAGGAGGGCGCCCTCGAGCACTTTAGGAAGTGCTACGGCTCAAAGATAGTCTCGACCGCCGAACTTATCGCCGAGCTGGCATAG
- a CDS encoding ISL3 family transposase: MSPEMKMLAALVSKSPDLGDEWTVVDVEMRRCGPDPDELHVYVERTPGHAMRCPRCGAMHGVYDTRERTWRHLDIWQHETYIHCRLPRLDCDEGGPVTAEVPWADPDAKHLAALFEAQVLVMAMSSMPVRGIAGVMREHDTRIWAMPDRIVAKAHAEADFSGVTDVGVDETARRRGHNYPASFVDLGGERVMVCALGRDAGTVAEFARELAEHGGDPEAVRVVTCDLSPAFAKGVSEHLPNAERVADRFHVIQLATRQLDRVRSAEARESREKRALLARTKYIWLRNEASLTEGQAERKRTLSREHLRTARACAMKEALQAVYDCGARDDAGSELDALCSWIMHSNVPQMKTVARTIREHRAEILNYFDHRLTNAVLEGMNSVIQSAKRQARGFSNLEYFKTIIYLKLGKLRFPQTSLCATH; encoded by the coding sequence ATGAGTCCCGAGATGAAGATGCTGGCAGCCCTCGTGTCCAAGTCGCCGGACCTGGGCGACGAGTGGACCGTCGTGGATGTCGAGATGAGAAGATGCGGGCCCGATCCCGACGAGCTGCACGTCTACGTGGAGCGGACCCCCGGCCACGCGATGAGGTGCCCCAGGTGCGGGGCGATGCACGGGGTCTACGACACGCGCGAGCGCACGTGGCGCCACCTGGACATATGGCAGCACGAGACCTACATCCACTGCAGGCTGCCGCGCCTCGACTGCGACGAGGGCGGCCCGGTGACCGCAGAGGTCCCGTGGGCGGATCCCGACGCCAAGCACCTCGCCGCCCTCTTCGAGGCCCAGGTGCTGGTCATGGCGATGTCCTCGATGCCCGTGAGGGGCATAGCGGGGGTGATGCGCGAGCACGACACGAGGATCTGGGCGATGCCCGACAGGATCGTCGCCAAGGCCCATGCGGAGGCCGACTTCTCGGGCGTGACTGACGTCGGCGTCGACGAGACGGCCAGGAGGCGCGGGCACAACTACCCGGCCAGCTTCGTCGACCTCGGGGGCGAGCGGGTCATGGTCTGCGCCCTCGGGCGCGACGCCGGCACGGTCGCCGAGTTCGCCCGCGAGCTGGCCGAGCACGGCGGCGACCCGGAGGCGGTGAGGGTCGTGACCTGCGACCTCTCGCCGGCGTTCGCCAAGGGCGTCTCCGAGCACCTGCCAAACGCCGAGCGGGTCGCCGACCGCTTCCACGTGATCCAGCTCGCGACCAGGCAGCTGGACAGGGTGAGGTCCGCCGAGGCAAGGGAGTCGAGGGAGAAGAGGGCGCTCCTAGCCAGGACCAAGTACATATGGCTGAGGAACGAGGCGAGTCTCACGGAGGGGCAGGCCGAGAGGAAGCGCACGCTGTCGAGGGAGCACCTCAGGACCGCCCGCGCCTGCGCGATGAAGGAGGCGCTGCAGGCGGTCTACGACTGCGGGGCCAGGGACGACGCGGGGTCGGAGCTGGACGCTCTGTGCAGCTGGATCATGCACTCGAACGTCCCCCAGATGAAGACGGTCGCCAGGACCATACGGGAGCACAGGGCCGAGATCCTGAACTACTTCGACCACAGGCTCACCAACGCCGTCCTCGAGGGAATGAACTCGGTAATCCAGTCGGCCAAGAGGCAGGCACGAGGGTTCAGTAACTTGGAGTACTTCAAGACCATCATCTACCTAAAACTAGGAAAGCTACGTTTTCCCCAGACGTCCCTCTGTGCTACCCACTAA
- a CDS encoding amino acid ABC transporter permease yields the protein MELANADRWAATLANADLLWQGFLFTVGVSLLGLVLSLVVGTLLGVLSTTRSGALRAIARVYVEFFQNTPIVVQVFFVYTAGPMILQAAMGAEHVVRIAPFLLVVVCVGLYHGAYVAEVIRTGIEAIPRGQMEGAQSQGFSRVQAYRYIILPQTFRIILPPLANQALNLVKNTSVLALIAGGDLMYQSDIIVADTGYLQGYVVCCVLYFLICFPIAMLITWLEARSKQTPRAGKQAKGRASVAATGTKGV from the coding sequence ATGGAACTTGCCAACGCTGACAGGTGGGCTGCGACGCTCGCCAACGCGGACCTCCTGTGGCAGGGGTTCCTCTTTACGGTGGGGGTCTCGCTTCTGGGGCTTGTCCTCTCGCTCGTGGTGGGGACGCTGCTGGGCGTCCTCTCGACCACGCGCTCGGGGGCGCTGCGTGCCATCGCCCGCGTCTACGTCGAGTTCTTCCAGAACACGCCAATCGTGGTGCAGGTGTTCTTCGTCTACACCGCAGGTCCCATGATACTGCAGGCTGCCATGGGCGCCGAGCATGTGGTGAGGATAGCTCCCTTCCTGCTCGTGGTCGTGTGCGTCGGTCTCTATCACGGCGCGTACGTGGCCGAGGTCATCCGTACCGGCATCGAGGCGATACCGCGCGGGCAGATGGAGGGCGCCCAGTCCCAAGGCTTCTCGCGGGTGCAGGCGTACCGCTACATCATCTTGCCCCAGACCTTCCGCATCATCCTGCCGCCCTTGGCAAACCAGGCGCTGAACCTCGTGAAGAATACCTCGGTGCTCGCGCTGATAGCCGGGGGCGACCTCATGTACCAGTCAGACATCATCGTCGCCGACACGGGATATTTGCAGGGCTACGTCGTGTGCTGCGTCCTGTACTTCCTCATCTGCTTTCCCATTGCCATGCTCATCACGTGGCTCGAGGCTCGCAGCAAGCAGACGCCCAGGGCGGGCAAGCAAGCCAAGGGACGCGCGTCTGTCGCTGCCACGGGCACCAAGGGGGTGTAG
- a CDS encoding gamma carbonic anhydrase family protein, whose amino-acid sequence MEGSVYIAASATVTGDVSMGTDSSVWHGAVVRADCAPIIIGARSNVQDNVTIHVDPGFPVHVGEGVSIGHNAIVHGCTVGDNTIIGMGAILLNGARIGRDCIVGAGALVTQGTEIPDGSLAFGSPAQVRRAMSPDEIGRNRDNALEYVQLAQRELPLRSS is encoded by the coding sequence ATGGAGGGAAGCGTCTACATCGCCGCATCCGCAACCGTCACGGGCGACGTCTCGATGGGAACGGATAGCTCTGTCTGGCACGGAGCGGTCGTGAGGGCCGACTGCGCCCCCATCATCATCGGCGCGAGGAGCAACGTGCAGGACAACGTCACCATCCACGTCGATCCTGGCTTTCCGGTGCATGTCGGTGAAGGGGTCTCCATTGGCCACAACGCCATCGTGCACGGCTGCACGGTCGGCGACAACACCATCATCGGCATGGGCGCTATTCTCCTCAACGGTGCGAGGATCGGGCGCGACTGCATCGTGGGCGCAGGCGCGCTCGTGACCCAAGGGACCGAGATACCAGACGGTAGCCTCGCGTTTGGCAGCCCAGCACAGGTGAGGAGGGCGATGTCTCCCGATGAGATCGGACGCAACCGTGACAACGCGCTCGAGTACGTGCAACTCGCACAGAGAGAGCTGCCCCTTCGCTCGAGCTAG
- a CDS encoding amino acid ABC transporter permease, whose protein sequence is MEIFTASNVSFMLQGLFNTIVISLASIGLSIIFGTILALMKTYCTGRLRWLSWIVSAYIELFRCTPNLLWILIFRFTIQGDNVLISILAFTVFTSAVMAEIVRGGLNALPKGQFEAAQSQGFGFFATMRLIVLPQVFKMIVPALFSQCTTVIKDTSYLRGIDVHEFMRNSAVVMGQASTLQQILLLYGFVLLTYFVLNFAISLAVRAYQRRIVAA, encoded by the coding sequence ATGGAGATCTTCACCGCCAGCAACGTGAGCTTCATGCTCCAAGGCCTGTTCAACACCATCGTCATCTCACTCGCCTCCATAGGACTCTCTATCATCTTTGGCACGATCCTCGCACTCATGAAGACGTATTGCACAGGCAGGCTCCGCTGGCTCAGCTGGATCGTGAGCGCCTACATAGAGCTCTTCCGCTGTACGCCCAACCTGCTCTGGATCCTGATATTCCGCTTCACGATACAGGGGGACAACGTCCTCATATCGATCCTCGCCTTTACGGTGTTCACCTCGGCCGTCATGGCCGAGATCGTGCGCGGGGGGCTCAACGCCCTGCCCAAGGGGCAGTTTGAGGCCGCCCAGTCCCAGGGCTTTGGCTTCTTTGCCACGATGCGCCTCATTGTGCTGCCCCAGGTGTTCAAGATGATCGTGCCGGCGCTGTTCAGCCAGTGCACGACCGTCATTAAGGACACCTCGTACCTGCGTGGCATCGACGTCCATGAGTTCATGAGGAACTCGGCCGTCGTCATGGGCCAGGCCTCCACGCTCCAGCAGATCCTTCTGCTCTATGGCTTCGTCCTTCTCACCTACTTCGTCTTGAACTTCGCCATCTCGCTGGCTGTCCGTGCCTACCAGCGACGTATTGTTGCCGCCTGA
- a CDS encoding amino acid ABC transporter ATP-binding protein, which yields MADMIEISHLDKYFGDLHVLKDVSLNVREGEKVVLIGPSGSGKSTLIRSINWLEEPTSGEVRVGGTLLTRKNHLEVTRTYTSMVFQQFNLYPNMTVMGNLTLAPIRLQGKSREEAESTALANLERVGLAHKADECPQNLSGGQQQRVAIARALCTKQPVMLLDEPTSALDPEMVNEVLNVMVELAQENITMVCVTHEMGFARQVADRVVFMDDGQILETGTPEHFFTHPDNPRCQEFLDKILK from the coding sequence ATGGCCGACATGATAGAGATCAGCCATCTCGATAAGTACTTCGGCGACCTACACGTCCTCAAGGACGTGAGCCTGAACGTGCGCGAGGGTGAGAAGGTCGTGCTCATTGGCCCATCGGGCTCGGGCAAGTCGACCCTCATTCGCTCCATCAACTGGCTCGAGGAGCCCACGAGCGGTGAGGTGCGCGTGGGAGGTACGCTCCTCACGCGCAAGAATCACCTTGAGGTTACGCGCACCTATACCTCGATGGTGTTCCAGCAGTTCAACCTCTATCCCAACATGACCGTCATGGGCAATCTCACGCTCGCGCCAATACGGCTGCAGGGCAAGAGTCGCGAGGAAGCCGAGAGTACCGCACTCGCCAACCTAGAGCGCGTCGGCCTTGCCCATAAGGCGGACGAGTGTCCCCAGAACCTCTCGGGTGGCCAGCAGCAGCGTGTCGCCATCGCACGGGCGCTCTGCACGAAGCAGCCCGTGATGCTGCTCGATGAGCCCACGAGTGCGCTAGACCCCGAGATGGTCAACGAGGTCCTCAACGTGATGGTCGAGCTGGCCCAAGAGAACATCACGATGGTCTGCGTGACGCACGAGATGGGCTTCGCGCGTCAGGTGGCTGATCGTGTGGTGTTCATGGATGACGGCCAGATCCTCGAGACGGGTACGCCCGAGCATTTCTTCACCCATCCTGACAACCCACGTTGCCAGGAGTTTCTCGACAAGATCCTCAAGTAA
- a CDS encoding C69 family dipeptidase, which yields MACTTILVGKNASYDGSTIIARNEDSPAGQFTAKRMKVILPADQPRHYRSTISHVEIDLPDNPLRYSSVPDACASKGIWAAAGVNEADVAMTATETLTSNERVLGADPLVELTEAKGKEGEAGYVGEQSGGIGEEDMVTLVLPYIRSAREGVKRLGSLLEAYGTYEMNGIAFSDVDEIWWLETVGGHHWIARRVPDDCYVTMPNQLGIDEFDLADARGKRSEFMCSADLEAWMGEHHLDLTITARTAGEAKDSKTDAARSSEAGATGTRIFNPRDAFGSHSDADHVYNTPRAWSMHRYLAPHGGWDDPVGALGPESDDLPWCRTPERKLTIEDVKYTLSLHYQGTPFDPYGRLGSDSTRGIYRPIGINRNNFLAVLQIRPYAPAGSRALQWMAFGSNIFNALVPLFANVNELPEYLSNTEEGRVSTESLYWASRLIAALADAQFSLNTAHIERYQLAVGSKGHALVAKADREVAKLTRADAAARLATANERLAAMLRDETDRLLFNVLFTTSENMRNAYSRSDG from the coding sequence ATGGCCTGCACAACCATTCTCGTCGGCAAGAACGCAAGCTACGATGGGTCGACCATCATCGCGAGGAACGAGGACTCGCCTGCGGGCCAGTTCACGGCGAAGCGCATGAAGGTCATCCTTCCCGCCGATCAGCCTCGCCACTATCGCTCCACCATCAGCCATGTGGAGATTGACCTGCCTGACAACCCCTTGCGCTACAGCTCGGTCCCGGACGCCTGCGCATCAAAGGGCATCTGGGCGGCGGCAGGCGTGAACGAGGCTGACGTCGCAATGACCGCGACCGAGACGTTGACCTCAAACGAGCGCGTGCTTGGTGCCGACCCCTTGGTCGAGCTCACAGAGGCCAAGGGCAAAGAGGGTGAGGCGGGCTATGTGGGCGAGCAGAGCGGCGGTATAGGCGAGGAAGACATGGTCACGCTCGTCCTCCCCTACATCCGCTCGGCCCGCGAGGGTGTCAAGCGCTTGGGTTCGCTCCTCGAGGCGTACGGTACCTACGAGATGAACGGCATCGCCTTCTCGGACGTCGATGAGATCTGGTGGCTCGAGACCGTGGGCGGACACCACTGGATCGCGCGGCGCGTGCCGGATGACTGCTACGTCACGATGCCCAACCAGCTTGGCATCGACGAGTTTGACCTCGCCGACGCCCGTGGCAAGAGGTCCGAGTTCATGTGTTCTGCCGATCTCGAGGCATGGATGGGCGAGCATCATCTCGACTTGACCATCACCGCCCGCACCGCAGGCGAGGCAAAGGACAGCAAGACAGACGCAGCAAGAAGCAGTGAGGCAGGCGCAACTGGGACGCGCATCTTCAATCCGCGTGACGCCTTTGGCAGCCACTCCGACGCCGATCACGTCTACAACACGCCGCGAGCTTGGTCCATGCACCGCTACCTTGCACCTCACGGTGGTTGGGATGACCCCGTCGGGGCCTTAGGACCCGAGTCGGACGACCTTCCCTGGTGCAGGACCCCCGAGCGCAAGCTCACGATAGAGGACGTGAAATACACGCTCTCCCTCCACTACCAGGGAACGCCGTTTGACCCCTACGGACGGCTGGGCAGTGATTCTACACGTGGGATCTACCGCCCCATCGGCATCAACCGCAACAACTTCCTCGCCGTCCTGCAAATCAGGCCCTATGCTCCTGCGGGTAGCAGGGCGCTCCAGTGGATGGCCTTTGGCTCCAACATCTTCAATGCGCTCGTACCCCTCTTCGCCAACGTGAACGAACTGCCCGAGTACCTCTCGAACACCGAGGAGGGGCGTGTCTCAACCGAGAGCCTCTACTGGGCAAGCCGCCTCATCGCCGCTCTGGCTGACGCACAGTTCTCGCTCAACACCGCCCACATAGAGCGCTATCAGCTCGCCGTGGGCTCGAAGGGCCACGCATTGGTGGCAAAGGCAGACCGTGAGGTCGCGAAGCTCACTCGCGCGGATGCGGCGGCACGGCTCGCAACAGCCAATGAGCGGCTCGCCGCCATGCTGCGCGACGAAACCGACCGACTCCTCTTCAACGTCCTCTTCACAACGAGCGAGAACATGCGAAACGCATACTCGCGAAGCGACGGATAG
- a CDS encoding 3-deoxy-7-phosphoheptulonate synthase → MAMKFKRRLPIPQEIREEMPLPANLADKKRSFDEAVASVIKGEDPRLLLVMGPCSADREDSVLDYVVRLASLQEEVADKLLFIPRVYTNKPRTKGTGYKGLLHNPDPNGAPDLLEGVKAIRHMHLRVVEESGMFTADEMLYPENYQYLIDLLSYVAVGARSVENQQHRLVASGVCGAVGMKNPTGGSTAVMLNSIHAAQARQTFIFRNWEVETTGNPLAHALLRGYVGDDGVNYPNYHFEYLERLAETYDPAAYENPAVIIDCNHDNSGKRPGEQGRIAMEVLDSVRRSSDIARLFRGLMVESYLVGGSQDVGGGVYGQSITDACLGWDDTVRLVRSIAERL, encoded by the coding sequence ATGGCGATGAAGTTCAAGCGCAGGTTACCCATTCCCCAAGAGATTCGCGAGGAGATGCCCCTTCCTGCCAATCTTGCGGACAAAAAGCGCAGCTTCGACGAGGCCGTCGCCTCTGTGATCAAAGGAGAGGATCCTCGCCTCCTGCTCGTTATGGGCCCGTGCTCTGCAGATCGCGAGGACTCGGTGCTCGATTACGTGGTCCGCCTCGCGAGCCTTCAGGAGGAGGTTGCGGACAAGCTCCTCTTTATCCCGCGCGTCTACACCAACAAGCCGCGCACGAAGGGTACGGGTTACAAGGGCCTGCTTCACAATCCAGACCCGAACGGCGCGCCCGACCTGCTCGAGGGCGTCAAGGCGATCCGTCACATGCACCTGCGTGTGGTGGAGGAGTCGGGCATGTTCACTGCCGATGAGATGCTCTATCCAGAGAACTATCAGTACCTGATAGACCTGCTCTCCTACGTGGCCGTGGGGGCCCGCTCGGTGGAGAACCAGCAGCATCGTCTTGTGGCGAGCGGCGTCTGTGGCGCCGTGGGCATGAAGAACCCTACGGGCGGTTCCACTGCGGTCATGCTGAACTCGATACATGCCGCTCAGGCCCGCCAGACCTTCATCTTTCGCAACTGGGAGGTTGAGACGACGGGCAACCCCCTCGCGCATGCCCTCCTGCGCGGGTACGTGGGTGACGACGGTGTGAACTATCCCAACTACCACTTCGAGTACCTGGAGCGCCTTGCTGAGACCTACGATCCGGCTGCTTACGAGAACCCTGCCGTCATCATTGACTGCAACCACGACAATTCCGGCAAGCGCCCTGGCGAGCAGGGGCGCATCGCGATGGAGGTCCTTGACTCCGTGCGCCGCAGCTCAGACATCGCGAGACTCTTCCGTGGCCTCATGGTCGAGTCCTACCTCGTTGGTGGCAGCCAGGACGTGGGCGGCGGGGTCTATGGACAGTCGATCACCGATGCCTGCCTTGGCTGGGATGACACCGTCAGGCTCGTGCGCAGTATCGCTGAGCGCCTGTAA
- a CDS encoding A24 family peptidase: MSIGISLLGRILEVACLLIPLVYLSIKDLRERTIPNVSILAIILIHAAHVMVRSLVNGVPPGQALQELFFLLIQAVVVGAAFLLFTLIMDYVLGKESAGGGDIKLFAVTAFCLGWRRCIVAVMLACVFGVIFFGIRWVLARCANKKAQDDIAAYPEGSFAWGPWIALALCLLMVLGD; encoded by the coding sequence GTGAGTATTGGGATTTCTTTGCTTGGACGAATACTTGAGGTTGCCTGTCTGCTCATCCCACTCGTATACCTGAGTATCAAGGATCTGCGCGAGAGGACCATACCCAACGTCAGCATCTTGGCGATCATACTGATACATGCGGCGCACGTCATGGTGCGTTCTCTCGTCAATGGAGTGCCACCTGGCCAGGCGCTCCAAGAGCTTTTCTTCTTGCTTATCCAGGCAGTGGTGGTTGGTGCCGCGTTCCTGCTATTTACCCTGATCATGGATTATGTGCTTGGCAAGGAGAGCGCCGGCGGAGGAGACATAAAGTTGTTTGCTGTCACTGCCTTCTGCCTTGGGTGGAGAAGGTGCATCGTGGCAGTTATGCTCGCCTGCGTGTTTGGTGTCATATTCTTTGGCATTCGGTGGGTATTGGCTCGGTGTGCCAATAAGAAGGCGCAAGATGATATTGCGGCGTACCCCGAGGGCAGCTTTGCCTGGGGGCCGTGGATCGCCCTTGCGCTCTGCTTGCTCATGGTCCTTGGCGATTGA